The genomic DNA ATAGTATCTTCTATACGGTGACAACGTACGAATAAATTTAGAGCATTTACGTTGTTCCACCCATCATATTctatatcattaattttttttttttaatgtccacGCAAGAGAAGATGAATGATAGATTTAAACTAATGACCATTGTTTTATGAGACATGATTTATAGTCAATTAAGGTACCTTTTGTTATGTCCTCAAGAgctagctcaatcggttaggaccacgccttatgaagatTAGGTCATTAGTTTAAATCTTCTTCTCATCTCCTCtgtgaatatgtcaaaaaagtACCTCTTGTTATTCAAATCATAATTCAAATTGTACATCGCCTGTTACACTCattaaatttcataaattcTTTGACTTGTACCACCCACTTTCCATTTTCACAATGCACTTTATATAcatacttgatatatatatatatatatatatatatatataaataaattgttacataaatacttttatttatGCAATACTACTAGAGATTAAataatggtccaaaaaaaaactctaacgTGCTGACACTGTGGATATGGAAGGGTACCCGGAGGCCGGAGCCAGTCCCACAAGTGACAgctcatttatatttttaatttttgtatatatatatatatatattttttttttgctttctgtGGTTGTTTTCATTGTGTTGGGCTGTGTGTAGGGCTCCCGCCCTTTCCCAATCCACTCTCCCTATCGACTCTCCCTTGCCTTTATGCCTCCATAAATGTCAAagtttggagaaaataaaaacaaaaaaaaaataatctgctcATAcctacacacacaaaaaaaataaaagctctcTAAACattctttattcttcttcttcctcaacaGTGGTCTTCGATTTTAACGGTTGATGATTACCTACGAAATGCAATCTATTGAGTCGGGCCCCACATCCTGCGTGGCCCAGGAGGTACGACGTACAAGTGTCACGTGTCGAGTTATTGCATTGCATGGGCCATGATTTCAGGTCTGGTGATATTAGGCACGAGAGGCTCCCAATAAAAAACCACACAAACTctctcaaataaaaattacatcTTTTTTGCGCTTCTCTCTACCTAGTCTTTCACAGCTGAGCTGAGAGATGCCTCAGGCTGGGTCTTCAGGCGTCTTCTCTATCTTCTCTGGCATATAATGAACGCAGACCCGAACCTCTTCTTCTCGGAAGAAGAtggctcctcctcctcttccttcttttcctcttcatcttcatcatcatcatcatcatcatcatcgtcaagAAGAAGAATCCAGCGCACAGAAAAACCCTGCTTTCCTATTGGACACTCTGTATTGCTCGGAGGAGCActgggaggaagaagaagctagAGAGGACTATTTGCAAGAAGATGACTACTACCACCGGAATACCCATAAACCAGACCCTTTTCCGGTCTTGCTAGAACAAGACCTGTTCTGGGATGATGAGGAGCTAATCTCCCTCTTCTCGAAAGAACAGCAAAACGAACTCTATGGAATCATCAAGACGGATCCGTATTTAGCTGGGGCTCGCCGGGAGGCGGTGGAGTGGATGCTGAAGGTTAATGCCCATTACTCTTTCTCTGCTCTCACTGCGGTTCTCGCTGTTAACTACCTCGATAGGTTCCTTTCCGGCTTCCGGGGTGAGCTAGGGAAGCCATGGATGACCCAGCTAGCTGCTGTGGCTTGTCTCTCTCTCGCTGCCAAGGTCGAAGAGACCCAAGTGCCGCTTCTGCTTGATTTTCAGGTACTTACTTTTCGAATAAATCTTGCTAGCTAGCTGCCTGTGAAATGCTTGTGTTTTTGTCTGACTCGCTCATCGATATGGCCATATGGTTGTCTTTCTTTTGTTCAGGTGGAGGAGAGTAGGTATTTATTTGAGGCAAAAACGATTAAGAGAATGGAGATTCTGGTTCTCTCAACGCTACAGTGGAAGATGAATCCTGTTACCCCGCTTTCGTTTCTTGATTACATCACAAGGAGACTTGGGTTGAAGGACCATCTCTGTTGGGAATTCTTAAGGAGGTGTGAGCGCATCCTTCTCTCTGTTTTTACGGGTAAATTAAACCATCCAAATCTTTCCCCCTTTACTCATTGATGTATTCTTTAGATTCCTACTTCAAAAACAATAGGCattaattcttcaatttttggtTTCTCATCCTCAATTGCAGATTCTAGGTTCATGTCTTATCTCCCTTCTATTGTGGCTGCTGCTACAATGCTGCATGTTGTTAATACCGTAGAACCCTGTCTTCTTGCCGAATACCAAAGCCAGTTATTGGGTATTCTCGGAATCGAAAAGGTaagaaataaaaccaaaaaatcaatgtttCCAATTATTGAACAAGCAAATCCGATATGTTGCGatcttatataatatatatatatagcaggaCAAGATAGATGGCTGCTGCAAGCTGATATTGGAATTGGCGTCAGGAGGGCACGGCAATCAATCCAACAAGCGCAAGTTTGGATCTATTCCCGGCAGCCCAAAGGGTGTTGTAGACGTGTCGTTCAGCTCCGATAGCTCTAACGATTCGTGGGCGTCATCATCAGTCTCTTCCTCACCGGAGCCTCTGTCGAAAAAGAGCAGAGCTGAGGAGCAGCTTCTGCAGACAATCAACCATCAAAGTGCAGATTTTCTCAGCATTCCTCGCTAGCTACCACCCctaaaatctctttttttttcttccttttttattgCGGACTACGTAGTCTAGTATGtttaacaataatatatatgttcctTTCATGTGCAAGTTAAATTGCCTACCATCTCTGCGCATTGCTGGCCATGTACTCCAATCCGTAGGTAGGTCATACATTTTCCTTCAGCTCAATCTGTTTAGAGGATTGGTTGTGAGGTCTGGAAGCAGAGATGGTTGGCATTTTATCCGGAGAAAGTAAAGGACTTTGAACATAGCAAACCAAGAGTACTACTGCATTAACTTTTAATCTTtgaccataaaaaataaaaaaagagaattttatttcatttatcaaaggccttaaaaaaaaaaaatctagtttaGTTCTCTTAATATAAAGCTGTAAAATCTTTGGTTTGGTAACTTACGTTAAATTAAAGATTTAGTCAGATGGAAGACACCTTATgcgtccaaaaaaaaaaaaaaaaaatggagatttTGATGTTTGCATTTATATGGGATATATTTTCTGGCTGTGTCAAACTCAAATGGATATGGATGGTGGAGGGAGAGGCTAATAGTTTGAGGAGAAGCGAGAGGggaaatttcttttgttttatgcatgTGAAGGGAGGAACATGTTGTCGGCCACCAGTGTTTTTTAGGGAttattgtttagggttttgaccTCGTGGGTAGAGCCCAATTTTGAATTACTCTGTTTAAATTGGCATATAATGACTGGGATTAGAGTAAGCTGACCAGCTGTATTACCGTccaatttgataattttttccGCATTCTATTCACACCCACCGACCTCATGGGTTGGATTTGGATTGTGTCGATATAAATTTTAATTcgagttatttaattaaacaaattatgCTTCTTAAtcataattcattaattttatattggattCATGTCGAATTTGCGGGTCGTGTTAAAAATTATCGATCCTAAATGACGCATATTGAATTTGGATTGTGTCGAAGTTTTTATATAAGACCATATAGATcaatcataattcgattcatttaattaaacgagtcataCATCTCAACTCTaactcaataattttttataattagttTGTGTCGAATTTAccggttgccaaaaaaaaattacaaaccctATTTGAAGTAATAAAACAGTGACTTGTTAGGCAGGTGGGAAAGCGGTAGCGCACCCAATAGGGAAAAGTCAATAAGAGCTACAAATTCTTTCATCTGTTTTTCCCTGAGCCAATCAGAGCTACACATGGTAGAAAAAGACATTCATGGTGCATTCAATGACATAATTATGTATGATGATCTTTTCTTCCAAGCAAGATGCCAACTAGTGTGCATATATAGATGGTGAACGTCAAGGAGTAGTTGCCTTCCTGCTTATTttcaacagttttttttttggcccaagtAGATGGGTTGGgaaataaaacattaataaaaaacgACGACTTTGCTTCACAAACGTTGTTGATAATAGATATAAAAGAGACGCAGAAGAAGGGCTGCATGTGCTTTCTACCACTTTAGACTAAAGGGAATCATGACTTAGCTTTATTCTCcactgctaaaaaaaaaaaaaaaaaaaactcgtaaGAAATCTATCTCTGATAAACTCAATTACACTATTGGATGATCTATGTTATATTCAAACTACCTTGAAAGTTGGagttgtatatattaatataaacttAGTTAATTTCCACCCATATTGACCATATCATGAGCCGTGGATTAAAGGTGAATGTTACACTTGTCCTTGCCTATATTTCTTCTCCttttacttacaaaaaagaaaaagaaaagaaagttgaagaTCACTAAGCCGCATTAGTCAGTTAAAGGAGGCGTAGGAGAAGattaaaaagaatttaatttggGTATAATTAGATCCAGCAAAAACGCAAcccacaaaaaggaaaaaaggttaAAGGTGGGGAATGTTGAAATCGGGCGACAatatcttttgattttgtttgacgTGTCTTTGTTGGTCCTTTGCTCTTTACTCTTTGCTTTTAGTAGTTAGGAATTTAGACTGTAGTGTATTtcaacccaaaaagaaaaagggaaaaagacaaTGATAAGGTATGGATTATTAAtcgtgtgtgtttgtgtgtgtgtgtgagagagagagagagagagagagtaattgGTTTTAGTGATCATCTCTTCTTTTATGAACTCTACAGTCTTTAAAGTCTTCAAAGTGTTGATCAATAAACAACGCGAAGGTACATTTGGTGTTGCAGCCAAGACCAGGCTTACCCATGGCCATGTTCAAGTTGGCCAATCATTTCAAAATTGTCTTACttagtaaaaaagaagaagaagaggaggagataAAGTAAGTATTTAGATTATGAGATTTGCTTATTTACCTAACAATAATGTGAAAGATCGAGTTTGAAACTCATCtatctaaataaattttgagttatctGACCACTTACTTAGATAAATGAATCCTATATAGTGTTTCTCAcattatttgatcaaattactaataattcgAGTTTATAATCGTTGTGGATCACAACTCCCAAACTAATTCCTAGGGTATCAAAAGTACCAAATTGATCTATGGGCAAGAAATTTGTCCAAAATGGTCAATGTTGATAGCTGTTTGACATAAATTACTAGATCCACTCACGACCAATCACTAACTAACATGTGGCATGAAGCATCTGGCTTGATAGGAGAATTGACATGAGGCTTCACCTAATATCTTTAACGTCTAGGCCCTCTACTTGTTGGAGAAGTGAAGGAAATTAATTTATGGaatacaaatatttttcttttattttgcacCAAAACATTGAACAAACTCTTAAAGAGAATATTGTCCAATCAATTGGCCAAGGCCTTCATGCCCCATGCATACCATGTTGGAGATACTCCAACATATACACTACAGGACTTGGTTCTATTCTCAGATGTTTGAAACTGTGACCTTCCTCgacattaaaacaaaaatgatcatatatacTTAATAGTGTATTTTATCTTAAATTCTTCATTGTAGTTTTTgtggaaaattgataattaattggttaccaatttttcaccagccctttatgcgaaagacaagtttggaaaaaaaacacacgagaacacacaccagtcacacacgtacacaaagagtttacatggttcggcaatatgcctatgTTCACGGAACGtaatccggtctccttctttactattgagaaatattgagtacaatggtacaagcctgaaccgctcaagtttaatatctcaaacccaagcccttTACCCCTTGTATACCCCACTCAgctgtccctctcaaatacccagtaaagaaagactctctacactttgtaaatgccacaaagtgctctcaccaatttggatttttcggatcccccacttaaccaaggactacatgtcattttatagaggcttaatcatgaaaaaaaaaaaaaagatgagaaacaaTTCTAATCCAATTGCtgctgggaaaacgaaaccatcatgaatacaaaattttttccatgatgaagataagcattgcggcccacatgtttatccacacacattttctccaaaaattcaattccaagttgttcttggactccttttaaaactaatcTTATCCtgttatagataaatatgacttgagctCACAAACttgaatattaatattttcccGCAATTATCTacacacttgttgacaatttaaTCCATTATCAACAGTTTTTACCCATCAAAGGCCAAGAAATGCCAATTAAGTTGTAATCAAGCAAAGCTTTGGTTACAAATGTCATAAAATGCTAAGCAACCATGACCATTAATGGATGATTTAGTATGATGGTAGAGATCAACCTCAACAATATTTAATTCCTTGTCAAGTTCACCCATTAAGAGTACTAGCAACCAACTCTTTAAATCTTATTCCATTCAGGCCTAAATGTTGGGATTGAAAACTCTTAAAGCCCCCCGGTATGTGTGGCTATAGCCAATATCTCTTACAATAGTTAGCGGATATTGACTAAAACCACTAACGCAGCCACCTAAGTGGTTAATAAAAtttgctaaccgcctaggcagactagcggttaataaccgttaactactttataaaagaaaagaaaaaaaaaatccaaagcgACGCCGTTTCATGTTTATATATAGGCGGGTAGCGGTTAGTAGTTTTTTCAAatcctaaaaccgctaaccacacCTCCATAAGCGGTTAacagtttttttatttcaaaatgtcTTTATCACCCCAACTAGTCCCTAAGCTAGGTAGAACTAAGAATTTCACACCTTACATGGGTTCAAAGTATGAGACGTTAATTAATGTGTGAGATAGACAGGTCACAAATGGGTCCAACATTGTTACTTGTAGTTATTGTTAGGTAGTGGGTCTATTATGAAGTATTATCAATTAGGTTATTTAgttcattaatgttttatagttgtcttattattttaatattgttgtgtgCGTAGGActcttatgttatgtttatctcttttatcttgttatttattatttgttatttgggtagtattctatttttctatttgggtaagattagatttatctattttaaatggaagtcCTATCTCATGTGGGactctattttctattgtctttaaatacttcattatttatgaataagaaaCCAGTCAAGAATTtattcaaaccttgtgtttgttGGAGTTTGAGAGCACCTCAAATTGCTCATAGGAGGTTTAGGATTCCACGAAAATCCTATAAGAGGTTTAGGATTCCTCGAAAATCCTACCATATCAATCTTTCTATTTAGTTCTCATCACGTTACATAAGCAcataacaaagtggtatcagagtcCGGTTGCATTGATTACCAAATTTCTTGTCTCTGTTGTGAAATGAGAACCTGATGGGGTTTGTCCCACTAAAGACCGGTTTGGTATGGTGAAATTGTGTTTGCTGGTGGACTGAATTGTGCAAGATGAATTTTTGGTGGTGGAACTTTGATGTGATGATGGTGGCGTGGTCGGATTTTTTAATATGACGACTGAGTTTTGGCGTTGTCGTGGTGGTAGTGGCGGTGTGGGGCATGTGGCTTTTGCACCCGCAACATCGTTTGTTGCTGCTCACGTAGGcgttcattttttatttccgCTAAAGTGCTCCCAAATTTGCCAAATTACTCGtccatttttctttggaattcTTCCACTTTTCTTTGGAGTTCATGcacttccatttttctttggaattttTTCACGTTCATGCACTAGACCAACACATTGATATAGACAATCTGCCAAACGACTGGTCCATTTTTCTTTGGAGTTAATGcacttccatttttctttgaattttttccaCATTCATGCACTAGACCAACACATTGATATAGACAATCCTCCATAACTTGAAGTGGTGGGTTACGGAAagttggctttgataccactttgttacgTAAACACGTAACGTGATGAGAACCAAGTAAAGTAGAAAGATTGATATGGTAGGATTTTCGAGGAATCCTAAATCTTCTATGAGCAATTGGAGGTGCTCTCCACTCTTATAAACACATGGTTTGAATAATTTACttgattgattttcttattcataaataatgcagtatttaaagacaatagaaaatagagtTTCACATGAGGTAAgacttccatttaaaatagataaatctaATTTTAcccaaatagaaaaaatttaatcctacacaaataacaagataaaagagataaacataATATAAGAGTCATACACAcataacaatattaaaataataaaacacctataaaacattaatgaacTAAATAACTTAATTGATAATACTTCATAACAGACCCACTACCTAACAATGGCTACATGTAACAAACATTGACAGCATAAGAAACTGCTTCTGCTTGTTTGGGAGTATTGAACAACAACATTGGCATGTACATGAAGAAGCACCTCAACAACCATTGTTTGAGAAGAAAACTTCTTTTATaccatgataaaaaaaattaaaaaaaaaaaaagaaaaaaagaaaaaaagaaaaaaaaaaagaagggtacTTTGTTGTTATTGCATTTTCAAGTAGAATGGTGATGCAGCAAAGGATGAGGATCCAATGGGGTGGGGTTCtactatattcaagatatatatTGTGTGTCGCTGTCTCAGCTTATATATGCTAAACATGCTATACAGCCATGCAGCTAAAGACAAGTTGTGCATTTAGTTCATATATGCAAACTCTGATGTATGGACAATGGAAGGAACAATTTATCTGCAGAAACAATTTGTAATACAGGATGGACCAGTGGccccaaccccaaccccaacTCAAGCGACAAACGCTATCAGCCATGGGATCCAAACAATATTATTGTATATATCTTCTTAGGTTAATTCAAATGCCCTAAACTCTACGGCATTTGACTAATGTGGCAGCTAACAGACTCTCATTATTGATGTTaattctgttttattttatatttactcGATACAAGTAATTAATTCTCTGGAGTGTGTGTGTTGGTCATGCCTTCTTGTCAATTTCAGgcttatatataatatcatacttaagaattaaaagaaaatctcaCAACTTATACATACGTAATTATTAAGAAGTTATGAAATTACTACTTATGTTGGTCTAACATTCCACATCATTATTAAGAAGTTACAGCCCTACTGGAAACAATACTGTTATATATGTACTACTATTTATACCCATGTCAGCTTAGCCCAGGGGCGGAATACTTATGTCTTGGGGTTGGGTGgtaccaaaaaaagaatttttttttttttaaatatatatgtattttttataaaaataaatctttacaaattaatttttatcctccaaatatatatatattttaaattttgccttcttaaattaaaaattctaattCCGCCCTGCTGAGCCATAcctttaataaaacaatttgaGATAAACTTCATTTCACCTTTACTTCCACTTTTACCTTAACCTTTTTCACTTACTCTTTGGCCGAATAAATTTTGCTTTGTTTAACCCCGCCGGCCGGAGTCGGGTTGTGTGGCCGGCTGTACTTCCCCTTTCTGCAAGAGATTTTCTCTCCTCCTCAGGACCCTTaaatgatctctctctctctctctctctctctatatatatatatatatatataacattctTGGGTCGAAAGGGGGCCTACAAATTTACGAATATTACACTGCTCACTAAATTAAAACATGCTCATCAAcaagatttaatttaattccTCAAAAGGTCTGATTCCCACGTTGGCTGAAAGGTGCTCTATGTGATTTTTACTCATTTGGTCACAAATTAAACTTATGAGGTCGAAACTACCATAGTCTTTTTCATGTCATCTccctttttgtcatttttttctttttcttttttgtaatacAAGGGCTTCAGCCCAATAGGTTTGGTCCAACAAAAGGCCATTCCATCCTATAAATCCATCAACCTTAAAATGGCCCAATAACCTAAAGCTCAATCAAAATATCCAACCAAAATGTTGGCCTATTAATGAAGGGAGATCCAAAATGAATAGGAATGGTACCCTTGACTAGTCAAGTCCATTCACCAATGTCTACCTATACAATTCaatcccattttctttttatgccTCAAAACTTATCCAAATGAGTGCTATTATAGGGCAATGTGGTCCAAACAAGTAACAATTCATACACataacaacttaaaaaaaaaaaaaaaaaaaagccttttgATTCTAGATACTCCGGTGACAAGTGGCATGTAAAAGAAGAATATCTAGAATCAAAAGGctaatttagtaatttaatttGCATGGTGGTTTAACCATGGTGGTGAGAGGGCCGGCCGATTTGTGACGAGCGGAATGGGTTCTTCGTGTAGCACCGTGCTCAACTTGTAAGCAGACTTGGAGGCATAcatttatctatttttggtatttattgGTACTTTAATTCATGTATCCTTATGGTGatgaatttatattttatgtttttaatttcttaaagatAATATTAGTTTGTAAATTTGAATGTTGTAACTTCTAACTTTGTAAACTTGAATAATTGATAATCGATGGCGGTGACTGATCATGAGAGTCATGACGGGAGTGACTGGTGAGGGTACCTTGAAATCCTTGATTCAGCTAATTGTAATATGCATgatgtatttgtatttgtattttatttattgttactgttattatttttttgtgtggttaAAGAGTAATACCATATTCAGCTGATGTGGTAATGCTATCAatcttagaatttttttttttttttttttaagacaataaTTAATCTAATAGTTAATAAGTACTATCACATCAGTCTAATAAAATACAAGTACAACTTATTaacctaatcctaatagaagcatgtttctatttttatgttattttcgagtaatgttataagtctttttagagtcctcttaaaatcatctcaaatgtgatgtggcttttaaaatcaccaatagatcaaaagtcaataaattacatctcaaattcaatggtgattttaaaagccatatcacaTTTAGAATGACtataaaaaaactctaaaaatacttatagcattactcgttctTTTCACatactatttcttttcttttctttttcaaactgGGCCTTTAATTGTTGAATGAGTTGAAGTTGCTGAAGAGAATAATATTTCTGGGCTTATGTTAAATTGGGTACAATtgggtctaaaaaaaaaaatgtaaaatataaaaaagaagagGCAGGCCTGACCAAACCAACCAAGTTGACCGATTGCCAACCAAAGCTCGACAATCAACATAGTGCGATATCTTATCTTGAACCGGATATAATGTCAtaatgtttgtttatatttttatttattattatgttaatattatgtttgttgttgttattagtattattattattaacaaaaAGACGAATGCCAGTACACCACTCACAACCCTATCACTATCAGTCTGTCACAGCTAAAATTTGAGGCACACATCCCTATTTTTGTCgcagatattattttttaaaaatttggtgAAAGAAATGAAggtgagattttttattttttatttttttaaataatatttacataaaataaggaaaacacCTTGAGAACACTCGGCTCCCCTTTATATAATCACTAACCCAAAAGCCTacaattttacttatttattcaATATAATCTAACCATACTTGataaatcaatatttatcctaaaagtttaagttaataagaaaagataaatttagtcatttaattatattctaacacttctTTTTCACGTATGGACTTGAACtctattttaataggtgatgcctaacatgtgaaataattaattgaaattatggaTAAGTGACTGAGACAAGGTTAGAAGTAGAAACATTTAGTTCAGATACCATGATAGAAAAGATAatcaaagataaaaataaagttaatagaggaaataaaataaaataaagacaataattTTACGTGGTTATAAATCCCTAATGCTACATGATGATCATCTTATTCACTTGagaatgagtaatgatataaagaagaCTAGAGTCTTTTTAGAGTTATCCCAAATGtgatatgtcatttaaaatcatcaacagatcaaaattcaataatgatcatatcaaatttaatagtgattttaaataccacatcacatttggaataACTTTAGGAGGATTATAATCttccttatattattactccTTGAGACAAGGTTAGAAGTCGAAACATTTAGTTCAGATACCATGATAGAAAAGATAatcaaagataaaaataaagttaatagaggaaataaaataaaataaagacaataattTTACGTGGTTATAAATCCCTAATGCTACATGATGATCATCTTATTCACTTGagaatgagtaatgatataaagaagactagagtctttttagagtcatcccaaatgtgatatgtcatttaaaattattaacagatcaaaattcaataatgatcatatcaaatttaatagtgattttaaataccacatcacatttggaataACTTTAGGAGGATTATAGTCttccttatattattactccTTGAGACAAGGTTAGAAGTCGAAACATTTAGTTCAGATACCATGATAGAAAAGATAatcaaagataaaaataaagttaatagaggaaataaaataaaataaagacaataattTTACGTGGTTATAAATCCCTAATGCTACATGATGATCATCTTATTCACTTGagaatgagtaatgatataaagaagactatagtct from Corylus avellana chromosome ca6, CavTom2PMs-1.0 includes the following:
- the LOC132184095 gene encoding cyclin-D3-1-like isoform X1, whose amino-acid sequence is MAPPPLPSFPLHLHHHHHHHHRQEEESSAQKNPAFLLDTLYCSEEHWEEEEAREDYLQEDDYYHRNTHKPDPFPVLLEQDLFWDDEELISLFSKEQQNELYGIIKTDPYLAGARREAVEWMLKVNAHYSFSALTAVLAVNYLDRFLSGFRGELGKPWMTQLAAVACLSLAAKVEETQVPLLLDFQVEESRYLFEAKTIKRMEILVLSTLQWKMNPVTPLSFLDYITRRLGLKDHLCWEFLRRCERILLSVFTDSRFMSYLPSIVAAATMLHVVNTVEPCLLAEYQSQLLGILGIEKQDKIDGCCKLILELASGGHGNQSNKRKFGSIPGSPKGVVDVSFSSDSSNDSWASSSVSSSPEPLSKKSRAEEQLLQTINHQSADFLSIPR
- the LOC132184095 gene encoding cyclin-D3-1-like isoform X2, with amino-acid sequence MAPPPLPSFPLHLHHHHHHHHRQEEESSAQKNPAFLLDTLYCSEEHWEEEEAREDYLQEDDYYHRNTHKPDPFPVLLEQDLFWDDEELISLFSKEQQNELYGIIKTDPYLAGARREAVEWMLKVNAHYSFSALTAVLAVNYLDRFLSGFRGELGKPWMTQLAAVACLSLAAKVEETQVPLLLDFQVEESRYLFEAKTIKRMEILVLSTLQWKMNPVTPLSFLDYITRRLGLKDHLCWEFLRRCERILLSVFTDSRFMSYLPSIVAAATMLHVVNTVEPCLLAEYQSQLLGILGIEKDKIDGCCKLILELASGGHGNQSNKRKFGSIPGSPKGVVDVSFSSDSSNDSWASSSVSSSPEPLSKKSRAEEQLLQTINHQSADFLSIPR